Proteins encoded together in one Pseudoroseomonas cervicalis window:
- the bcsD gene encoding cellulose biosynthesis protein BcsD, giving the protein MQGTPGSDAAMLAYLARRGTSAQWRGFLRALVETLDGSLDRAGRDALLRAVGGRLGATLPLGPADTLASLEARMNEALAGLEWGFVGIGVDEADRSLRLTHHAMPAVPLPADESGHWFGAVLEGLYGAWMTAQQGGATGGATMRVVQSDTARLVLRYGS; this is encoded by the coding sequence ATGCAGGGCACCCCCGGAAGCGATGCGGCCATGCTGGCCTATCTGGCGCGGCGCGGCACCAGCGCGCAGTGGCGCGGTTTCCTGCGCGCCCTGGTCGAGACGCTGGATGGCAGCCTGGACCGCGCCGGGCGCGACGCGCTGCTGCGCGCCGTCGGCGGCCGGCTCGGCGCCACCCTGCCGCTCGGCCCGGCCGACACCCTGGCCTCGCTCGAGGCGCGGATGAACGAGGCGCTGGCCGGGCTGGAATGGGGTTTCGTGGGCATCGGGGTGGATGAGGCCGATCGCAGCCTGCGGCTGACGCATCACGCCATGCCCGCCGTGCCGCTGCCGGCCGACGAATCGGGGCATTGGTTCGGCGCCGTGCTGGAGGGCCTCTACGGCGCCTGGATGACGGCGCAGCAGGGCGGCGCCACGGGCGGGGCCACCATGCGCGTGGTGCAGAGCGATACGGCCAGGCTCGTGCTGCGCTACGGCAGCTGA
- a CDS encoding cellulose biosynthesis protein BcsC → MPLRAALLATACSLALLPALGAAPARAQDAAYAVLLEQAEYWRLQGRPDRAALTLDRLLAAEPDHPGALAAAVAARAELGEVEAATRHLERLRLLAPADPRLQSAALALRGAQLDPQAVEAARRLAQGGAADEAVARYRALFGGSTPPDAFALEYYEALAGTAEGQAEARDALEALAAARPQDARLALALARAMTYRPGSRAEGVRRLRALAAQPDSAAPAMAAWRAALLWEPPSATQIPAIEAYLAVAPQDAALRQRLAEARGAGAGHEAGARRLRGFALLNAGRLEAAAQDFEIVLAARPGDAEALGGLGLARLRQGRIAEARRSLAEAVARDPESGRARWGRALEGASGDSQPEQARALAQRGAHDQAEALLRRALRRDGAERAEAEALLAELLLRRGDWPGAELHYRAALERRPFLPTALAGLAEALQRQGRVAEAGSLAALRGRLLEGSAAQRAEALRLESLRAGDAESAAGLLRAALAAEPGNPWLRLDLARALARQGMAGEIPALLPAGEGAAPDTLQAAALLAADAGRMGEAALLLERIPARLRSAEMVRLARRVRLNLLLAEAAEPASYGHATEAARRLVALAGQPDPSGELAALVVQALTGAGQPVAAEQAAEAALAANAGAPASARLRLADALAEAGLDRAAGALAARLAQEGRLSLDERRQLAVLRPGADAGPVLARAEPRPRAPEAAPQPVVAQQAPPPGPAPGPAMSDPRATQRLAEAVLRRDPRHVEARANAIEAALALGEGARAEALLEDGRALLPNDPRLSLLEARMARLQGDGVRARAALALAAEQRRGQLGAAPGGMMAQGGAPQPGAPQRVALAGQGLSAPPAAYGAVPQSYAQQQYAQQQYAQATYPQAVGQTGFPLPLSAPPAAVEDPLLRQIDRELASVQDEAAPRLAASFNARGRSGEGGLDRMTEFGAGAEASAPLPGVGGRVTLRAQAVTLDAGDMSQNAATLSRFGSGAQIVPSNGSLSADQARALTPSGTTASGLSLGLGYARDSFSADIGSTPLGFRKQNVLGGVEVAPALGNNLRLRVTAERRAITDTLLSWSGMRDPSSGTTWGGVVRNTGRGQLEYAVGDTSFYLGGGYSTLEGDGVADNTRIEAYGGVSHALYRRADSELVTGLDLLYQSYDKNLRYFTLGHGGYFSPQSFVAASVPLDYRARSGDFSYRIGASVGIASFREDRSAVFPDDAARQAQQEALAASNSGYTAFYAGQSQTVVTAGLRADLEYAVTPSLRLGAALRYDRSADWNEARGLLYARYRIDQ, encoded by the coding sequence ATGCCGCTCCGCGCCGCGCTGCTCGCCACGGCCTGTTCCCTCGCGCTGCTGCCGGCCCTGGGGGCGGCGCCGGCCCGGGCGCAGGACGCGGCCTATGCGGTGCTGCTGGAGCAGGCGGAATACTGGCGCCTGCAGGGCCGGCCGGACCGCGCGGCGCTCACCCTGGACCGGCTGCTGGCGGCCGAGCCCGATCATCCGGGCGCGCTCGCCGCCGCCGTCGCCGCCCGCGCCGAGCTGGGCGAGGTGGAGGCGGCGACGCGGCATCTGGAGCGGCTGCGCCTGCTGGCGCCGGCCGATCCGCGGCTGCAATCGGCGGCGCTGGCGCTGCGCGGCGCGCAGCTCGACCCGCAGGCGGTGGAGGCGGCGCGCCGCCTGGCGCAGGGCGGCGCGGCGGATGAGGCGGTGGCGCGCTATCGCGCTTTGTTCGGCGGCAGCACCCCGCCGGATGCCTTCGCGCTGGAATATTACGAGGCGCTCGCCGGCACCGCCGAGGGCCAGGCCGAGGCGCGCGACGCGCTGGAGGCGCTGGCCGCCGCGCGGCCGCAGGATGCGCGGCTGGCGCTGGCGCTCGCCCGCGCCATGACCTATCGCCCCGGCTCCCGTGCCGAGGGGGTGCGGCGGCTGCGGGCGCTGGCGGCGCAGCCGGACAGCGCCGCCCCGGCCATGGCCGCCTGGCGCGCCGCCCTGCTGTGGGAGCCGCCCTCGGCCACGCAGATCCCGGCCATCGAGGCCTATCTGGCGGTGGCGCCGCAGGATGCCGCTCTGCGCCAGCGCCTGGCCGAGGCGCGCGGCGCCGGCGCCGGGCATGAGGCCGGGGCGCGCCGGCTGCGCGGCTTCGCCCTGCTGAATGCCGGGCGGCTGGAGGCGGCGGCGCAGGATTTCGAGATCGTGCTGGCCGCCCGCCCGGGCGATGCCGAGGCGCTGGGCGGGCTGGGCCTGGCCCGGCTGCGCCAGGGCCGCATCGCCGAGGCGCGGCGCAGCCTGGCCGAGGCGGTGGCGCGCGACCCGGAGTCCGGCCGCGCCCGCTGGGGCCGCGCGCTGGAGGGCGCCAGCGGCGACAGCCAGCCAGAGCAGGCGCGCGCCCTGGCGCAGCGCGGCGCCCATGACCAGGCCGAGGCGCTGCTGCGCCGCGCGCTGCGCCGCGATGGCGCCGAGCGGGCCGAGGCCGAGGCGCTGCTGGCCGAGCTGCTGCTGCGCCGTGGCGACTGGCCGGGCGCCGAGCTGCATTACCGCGCCGCGCTGGAGCGCCGCCCCTTCCTGCCCACCGCCCTGGCCGGTCTGGCCGAGGCGCTGCAGCGCCAGGGAAGGGTGGCCGAGGCCGGGTCGCTCGCCGCCCTGCGCGGGCGGCTGCTGGAAGGCAGCGCGGCGCAGCGGGCCGAGGCGCTGCGCCTGGAATCGCTGCGCGCCGGCGACGCCGAATCGGCCGCCGGCCTGCTGCGCGCCGCGCTGGCCGCCGAGCCCGGCAATCCCTGGCTGCGCCTCGATTTGGCCCGCGCCCTGGCGCGCCAGGGCATGGCCGGGGAGATCCCGGCGCTGCTGCCGGCCGGGGAGGGCGCCGCGCCGGACACGCTGCAGGCCGCCGCGCTGCTGGCCGCCGATGCCGGCCGCATGGGCGAGGCGGCGCTGCTGCTGGAGCGCATCCCGGCCCGGCTGCGCAGCGCCGAGATGGTGCGGCTGGCCCGCCGCGTGCGGCTGAACCTGCTGCTGGCCGAGGCCGCCGAGCCCGCCTCCTACGGCCATGCCACCGAGGCGGCGCGTCGTCTGGTGGCGCTGGCCGGCCAGCCCGACCCTTCGGGCGAGCTGGCGGCGCTGGTGGTGCAGGCGCTGACCGGCGCCGGCCAGCCGGTGGCGGCGGAACAGGCGGCCGAGGCCGCGCTGGCCGCCAATGCCGGCGCCCCCGCCAGCGCCCGGCTGCGCCTGGCCGATGCCCTGGCCGAGGCCGGGCTGGACCGCGCCGCCGGCGCGCTGGCCGCCAGGCTGGCGCAGGAGGGAAGGCTCAGCCTGGATGAGCGGCGCCAGCTGGCGGTGCTGCGCCCCGGCGCCGATGCCGGCCCTGTCCTGGCCCGCGCCGAGCCGCGCCCGCGCGCGCCGGAGGCTGCGCCGCAGCCGGTGGTCGCGCAGCAGGCGCCGCCGCCGGGTCCCGCCCCTGGCCCCGCCATGTCCGACCCGCGCGCCACCCAGCGCCTGGCCGAGGCGGTGCTGCGCCGCGACCCGCGCCATGTCGAGGCGCGCGCCAATGCCATCGAGGCGGCGCTGGCCCTGGGCGAGGGCGCCCGGGCCGAGGCGCTGCTGGAGGATGGCCGCGCCCTGCTGCCGAATGATCCGCGCCTGTCGCTGCTGGAGGCCCGCATGGCCCGGCTGCAGGGCGACGGGGTGCGCGCCCGCGCCGCCCTGGCCCTGGCCGCCGAGCAGCGCCGCGGCCAGCTCGGCGCCGCGCCGGGCGGCATGATGGCCCAGGGGGGCGCGCCGCAGCCCGGCGCGCCGCAGCGCGTGGCGCTGGCCGGGCAGGGGCTCTCCGCCCCGCCCGCCGCCTATGGCGCCGTGCCCCAATCCTACGCCCAGCAGCAATACGCCCAGCAGCAGTATGCGCAGGCGACCTATCCGCAGGCGGTCGGCCAGACGGGCTTCCCGCTGCCGCTCTCCGCCCCGCCCGCCGCGGTGGAGGATCCGCTGCTGCGGCAGATCGATCGCGAGCTGGCCTCGGTGCAGGACGAGGCGGCGCCGCGCCTGGCCGCCAGCTTCAACGCCCGCGGCCGCTCCGGCGAGGGCGGGCTGGACCGCATGACCGAGTTCGGCGCGGGGGCCGAGGCCTCGGCGCCGCTGCCGGGCGTCGGCGGCCGCGTCACGCTGCGCGCCCAGGCGGTGACGCTGGATGCCGGCGACATGTCGCAGAATGCCGCGACGCTCAGCCGCTTCGGCAGCGGCGCGCAGATCGTGCCCAGCAATGGCAGCCTCTCGGCCGACCAGGCGCGGGCGCTGACGCCCTCGGGCACCACCGCCTCCGGCCTGTCGCTGGGGCTGGGCTATGCGCGGGACAGCTTCTCGGCCGATATCGGCTCCACCCCGCTCGGCTTCCGCAAGCAGAATGTGCTGGGCGGGGTGGAGGTGGCGCCGGCGCTGGGCAACAATCTGCGCCTGCGCGTCACCGCCGAGCGCCGCGCCATCACCGACACGCTGCTCTCCTGGAGCGGCATGCGCGACCCGAGCAGCGGCACCACCTGGGGCGGCGTGGTGCGCAACACCGGGCGCGGCCAGCTCGAATACGCGGTGGGCGATACCAGCTTCTATCTGGGCGGCGGCTATTCGACGCTGGAGGGCGATGGCGTCGCCGACAACACCCGCATCGAGGCCTATGGCGGCGTCAGCCACGCCTTGTATCGCCGCGCCGATTCCGAGCTGGTGACCGGCCTCGACCTGCTCTACCAGTCCTACGACAAGAATCTGCGCTACTTCACCCTCGGCCATGGCGGCTATTTCAGCCCCCAATCCTTCGTCGCCGCCTCGGTGCCGCTGGATTACCGGGCACGCTCGGGCGATTTCTCCTACCGCATCGGCGCCAGCGTCGGCATCGCCTCCTTCCGCGAGGATCGCAGCGCCGTCTTCCCCGACGATGCGGCGCGCCAGGCGCAGCAGGAGGCGCTGGCGGCGTCCAACAGCGGCTACACCGCCTTCTATGCCGGCCAGTCGCAGACGGTGGTCACCGCCGGGCTGCGCGCCGATCTGGAATATGCGGTGACGCCCAGCCTGCGGCTCGGCGCCGCGCTGCGCTATGACCGCTCGGCCGATTGGAACGAGGCGCGCGGCCTGCTCTATGCCCGCTACCGCATCGACCAGTAG